In Reichenbachiella agarivorans, one genomic interval encodes:
- a CDS encoding NifU family protein, giving the protein MDSNKKTELLVRINESIGNIRPYLEADGGDVRVLDIDDDYVVHVELLGACESCPMSHMTMKAGIEEAIKRVAPEVTAIRAKNTQPAG; this is encoded by the coding sequence ATGGATAGCAACAAAAAAACAGAGCTTTTAGTCAGAATCAATGAATCCATTGGCAATATCAGACCATATCTGGAAGCGGATGGTGGAGATGTGCGTGTGTTGGACATAGACGATGATTATGTCGTGCATGTAGAACTATTAGGAGCATGTGAATCATGTCCTATGTCACACATGACTATGAAAGCAGGCATAGAAGAGGCGATCAAAAGAGTAGCACCAGAGGTGACTGCTATCAGAGCCAAAAACACACAGCCAGCAGGATAG
- a CDS encoding Mrp/NBP35 family ATP-binding protein — protein sequence MKVTNKEVLQALSTVQDPDLKQDLVTLKMIKNLVVTDEKISFTVELTTPACPLKEKIKKDCMEAVEKVANGLKIELDMSAQVTSTRGQSFTLPKVKNIIAVSSGKGGVGKSTVTANLAVALAKSGAEVGIIDADIFGPSIPTMFNCEHEQPDMVMEDGKNLIIPIMQYGVKLVSIGFLTPKDNAIVWRGPMASSALKQFISDVKWGELDYLLIDLPPGTSDIHLTLVQSVPVTGAIIVTSPQKVAIADARKGLAMFKLPQINVPILGVIENMAYFTPAELPDSKYYIFGQDGGRKLAEKEEVPFLGEIPIVQSIRESGDSGYPAVMKEGITEDAFTELAQSVARQVAIRNANGEKTKVVQMS from the coding sequence TTGAAAGTAACAAACAAAGAAGTACTCCAGGCACTCAGTACCGTGCAAGACCCCGATCTCAAACAGGATTTGGTCACCCTCAAAATGATCAAAAATCTGGTTGTCACTGACGAGAAAATCAGTTTCACCGTAGAGTTGACCACCCCAGCCTGTCCACTCAAGGAAAAGATCAAAAAGGACTGCATGGAAGCAGTAGAAAAAGTAGCCAATGGATTGAAAATCGAATTGGATATGAGTGCACAAGTTACTTCGACAAGAGGCCAATCATTCACTTTGCCCAAAGTCAAAAACATCATTGCCGTCTCCTCTGGCAAAGGCGGTGTAGGCAAATCTACTGTTACAGCCAATCTAGCTGTTGCGCTGGCCAAAAGTGGTGCAGAGGTGGGTATCATCGACGCAGACATCTTTGGCCCATCTATCCCTACCATGTTCAACTGCGAACATGAACAACCAGACATGGTCATGGAAGATGGCAAAAATCTGATCATCCCTATCATGCAATATGGTGTCAAACTGGTATCAATTGGGTTTTTGACGCCAAAGGACAACGCCATCGTATGGAGAGGTCCTATGGCCAGTTCTGCATTGAAGCAATTCATCAGTGACGTCAAATGGGGCGAACTAGATTACTTGTTGATCGACTTGCCTCCTGGGACCAGTGACATTCACCTGACGCTCGTACAATCTGTACCTGTGACAGGTGCAATCATCGTAACTTCACCGCAAAAAGTAGCGATTGCTGATGCCCGAAAAGGTTTGGCCATGTTCAAACTACCCCAAATCAACGTACCTATTCTTGGTGTAATCGAAAACATGGCCTATTTCACACCCGCAGAACTCCCAGATAGCAAATACTATATTTTCGGACAGGACGGAGGAAGAAAACTGGCAGAGAAAGAAGAAGTACCATTTTTGGGAGAAATTCCAATTGTACAATCTATCCGAGAGAGTGGCGACAGTGGATATCCTGCAGTCATGAAAGAAGGAATCACAGAAGATGCCTTTACTGAACTGGCTCAATCTGTCGCAAGACAGGTAGCCATCAGAAATGCAAATGGAGAGAAAACAAAGGTTGTGCAGATGAGTTGA
- the dnaG gene encoding DNA primase — MISNHTIEEIKNRMDIYEVISDFVQLKKAGSSYKALSPFTDEKTPSFVVSPSKNIFKCFSTGKGGDPITFLMEIDGLSYMEALKYLAQKYGITVEEDERSEEYNHAQNERESLFIALNFAKDHFVDNLWNSDEGKNIGLTYFKERGFSEETMRTFDLGYALDQWQGLIDASNKKGYNEAYLEKAGLKIVKEDKSYDRFRGRVTFPIHNISGKVIAFGARTLKSQEKGPKYINSPETDLYTKSKILYGIFQAKNEIRNLANCYLVEGYTDVISLYQAGIKNVVASSGTSLTEDQIKLIKRYTDNVTVLFDGDKAGIKASMRGIDMMLTGGLNVKAVRFPDGEDPDSYSRQIGGEAFKAYLNKNSLDFISFKTDLYISGTVDPIKRAESIREVVHSISLIPDPIKRTVYLQQSSSQLGIEESTLLTELNKLLLNESKAKYQAPMPMEPPADLFADPQDLEEQVLPQTVLQNQERENIRMLINYGQELIVGLEGQEINLAQYILTESEDIEFTTPIYDRLLNIFKENLLEGKVTSLRDLLSHSDEEVRTVAVDLSTERHELSPNWSDKFQISVAHERDTLKKSAFGSILRLKFRIIRKMIADNMDKMKLAVDEKEIDGYLSVISDLKKMEMAIAKELGNVTVK, encoded by the coding sequence GTGATCAGTAATCATACCATAGAGGAAATCAAAAACCGTATGGACATCTATGAAGTGATTAGTGATTTCGTTCAACTCAAAAAAGCGGGTTCTAGTTACAAGGCATTGAGTCCATTCACAGACGAAAAGACACCATCTTTCGTCGTCTCACCTTCCAAGAATATTTTCAAATGCTTTAGCACAGGCAAAGGTGGAGATCCAATCACGTTTTTGATGGAGATAGATGGCCTTAGCTACATGGAGGCACTCAAATACCTGGCTCAGAAATACGGCATTACCGTAGAAGAGGACGAAAGGAGTGAAGAGTACAATCATGCCCAAAACGAACGAGAGAGTTTGTTTATCGCACTCAATTTTGCCAAGGATCATTTCGTAGACAATCTGTGGAACAGTGATGAAGGCAAAAATATTGGACTGACTTATTTCAAAGAAAGAGGCTTTAGCGAAGAGACGATGCGGACTTTTGATCTGGGTTATGCCCTAGATCAGTGGCAGGGATTAATAGATGCCTCTAATAAAAAAGGATACAATGAGGCGTATCTCGAAAAGGCAGGATTGAAAATCGTCAAGGAGGACAAATCTTATGACCGTTTTAGGGGTAGAGTTACTTTTCCAATCCACAATATCTCAGGCAAAGTCATTGCGTTTGGTGCTCGTACACTCAAGAGTCAAGAGAAGGGGCCTAAATATATCAACAGTCCTGAGACAGACTTATATACCAAGAGTAAAATCCTTTATGGAATTTTTCAGGCAAAGAATGAAATTAGAAACCTAGCGAATTGCTACCTGGTAGAGGGCTACACAGATGTGATCTCGCTCTACCAAGCTGGGATCAAAAACGTAGTGGCGTCTTCGGGGACTTCATTGACCGAGGATCAAATCAAATTGATCAAGCGATATACCGACAATGTCACGGTGCTATTTGATGGTGACAAGGCAGGTATCAAGGCGTCCATGAGAGGAATAGATATGATGCTGACTGGTGGTCTCAATGTCAAGGCGGTTCGTTTCCCTGATGGCGAAGATCCAGACAGTTATTCTCGGCAGATTGGGGGAGAGGCTTTCAAGGCATATTTGAATAAGAATAGTCTTGATTTTATTTCTTTCAAGACGGATTTGTATATCTCAGGTACAGTTGATCCTATCAAAAGAGCAGAATCGATCAGAGAGGTAGTCCACAGCATCTCGTTGATTCCTGATCCGATCAAGCGCACAGTTTATTTGCAGCAATCTAGCTCCCAGTTGGGGATAGAAGAATCTACGCTGCTGACCGAACTGAACAAACTATTGCTCAACGAAAGCAAAGCCAAATATCAGGCTCCTATGCCAATGGAGCCACCTGCGGATTTATTTGCCGATCCTCAGGATTTGGAAGAACAAGTTCTGCCTCAAACAGTACTGCAAAATCAAGAACGAGAAAATATCCGCATGTTGATCAACTACGGACAAGAATTGATCGTAGGGTTGGAGGGTCAGGAAATCAATTTGGCGCAATACATATTGACCGAGTCCGAAGATATTGAATTTACCACCCCGATATATGACCGACTTTTGAACATTTTCAAAGAAAATTTGTTAGAGGGTAAAGTGACGAGTTTGAGAGATTTGTTGAGTCATTCGGATGAAGAGGTGCGCACTGTAGCGGTCGACCTATCTACCGAGCGACACGAATTGAGTCCCAATTGGTCCGACAAGTTTCAGATTTCGGTAGCGCATGAGAGAGATACGCTCAAAAAATCTGCATTTGGGAGCATTCTCAGACTTAAGTTTAGAATTATAAGAAAAATGATTGCTGACAACATGGATAAAATGAAGTTGGCAGTAGATGAAAAAGAAATTGACGGATATTTGTCCGTAATAAGTGACTTGAAAAAGATGGAAATGGCCATCGCTAAAGAATTAGGAAACGTTACCGTAAAGTAG
- a CDS encoding bifunctional 3,4-dihydroxy-2-butanone-4-phosphate synthase/GTP cyclohydrolase II — protein MLDLVSEGIEAIKRGEVIIVVDDEDRENEGDFVCAAESVTPEIINFMATHGRGLICAPLVESRCDELGLELMVGRNTAAYETPFTVSIDLIGHGCTTGISASDRAKTIKALVDPTIKPDELGKPGHIFPLRAKKGGVLRRAGHTEAAIDLARLAGMEPAGVLVEIMNEDGSMARLPDLRVVADKFKLKLISIKDLIAYRMEKESLIQKEITVNMPTEWGDFKLTSYKQLSTGETHLALVKGEWEKDEPVMVRVHSSCVTGDIFGSCRCDCGDQLHKSMKMVEEEGKGVVLYMNQEGRGIGLTNKLMAYKLQEEGLDTVEANEKLGFQGDHRDYGVGAQILNNLGVTKIRLITNNPTKRVGLMGYGLEIVENIAMEVIPNKHNQKYLETKRDKMGHSILKK, from the coding sequence ATGTTAGATTTAGTATCAGAAGGAATAGAGGCTATCAAAAGAGGTGAAGTGATCATCGTAGTAGATGACGAAGACAGAGAAAATGAAGGCGATTTTGTGTGTGCAGCTGAGAGTGTGACACCTGAGATTATCAATTTCATGGCTACTCATGGTAGAGGATTGATTTGTGCACCATTGGTCGAAAGCCGTTGTGACGAGTTGGGTTTGGAGTTGATGGTAGGTAGAAATACGGCAGCTTATGAAACACCCTTTACAGTTTCTATTGACTTGATTGGTCATGGTTGCACCACGGGGATTTCGGCCAGCGACAGAGCCAAAACCATCAAAGCCTTGGTTGATCCTACAATCAAGCCTGACGAACTCGGCAAACCAGGTCATATTTTTCCTTTGCGAGCAAAAAAAGGTGGCGTACTGCGCAGAGCAGGACATACAGAGGCAGCCATAGATTTGGCACGACTCGCAGGGATGGAGCCTGCAGGTGTCTTGGTGGAGATCATGAATGAAGATGGCAGTATGGCAAGACTCCCAGATTTGAGAGTGGTTGCAGACAAATTCAAACTCAAATTGATTTCGATCAAAGATTTGATTGCTTACCGAATGGAGAAGGAATCTTTGATTCAAAAGGAAATTACCGTCAACATGCCTACTGAATGGGGGGATTTCAAATTGACTTCCTACAAGCAATTGAGCACAGGAGAAACACATTTGGCTTTGGTCAAAGGTGAGTGGGAGAAAGATGAACCTGTAATGGTCAGGGTACACTCATCTTGTGTGACTGGAGATATTTTTGGCTCGTGTAGATGTGATTGTGGAGATCAATTACACAAGTCAATGAAGATGGTTGAGGAAGAAGGCAAAGGTGTCGTGCTATACATGAATCAGGAAGGAAGAGGTATCGGGCTCACCAACAAGTTGATGGCATACAAGCTTCAAGAAGAAGGCTTGGATACAGTAGAGGCCAATGAAAAACTAGGATTCCAAGGTGATCATAGAGATTACGGTGTAGGTGCGCAAATTCTCAACAACCTAGGAGTGACTAAAATCCGTTTGATTACTAATAATCCAACAAAAAGAGTAGGTTTGATGGGCTATGGTCTTGAGATTGTAGAGAATATCGCGATGGAAGTAATCCCCAATAAGCACAATCAAAAATACTTGGAGACCAAACGTGACAAAATGGGTCACAGCATTTTGAAAAAATGA
- a CDS encoding T9SS-dependent choice-of-anchor J family protein produces the protein MYKLLLYPLLTLIGFTAVSQDRCGTVPFNEAKQTFPQESKEAFENWMHKRIQYKKNFRINSTQSDLVYTIPVVVHVVHQGESIGTASNIPDEQIISQIQTMNEDFRRTNEDANDTPLDFLPFAADTRIEFKLAVRDPEGLPTNGINRVRGSRDDYSINQLDDLAHESYWDANQYFNIWVSDLSNDYIGYAQFPLSNLVGLNIEQSNDALTDGVFIDYQYFGTGYNTDDFSRGRTVTHEVGHWLGLRHIWGDASNCSADDYCDDTPLQQSSTNPNMDCSEASISFSCTTTDMTQNYMDYTADKCMNLFTLDQKERMRTVIENSPRRTVLLTSPALQEVVQVANDLGIYQIIEPSSGNCDKNITPTLQVKNYGTNAITSFDVQLKVDGVIIQTLSSSQNLNLLETAEIEFDPYAVNNTSSLFEFLVTTVNGGSDGNSGNNSRTVEGYFPDWTTIPLDQDFTNSSMTGSSDWHIIGNWSYGVAADESASNEAAILSYAGSSSDQLGTLDYLISPAISLIGIATADLNFDYAFAAVPGNYTDGLAVIVSTDCGNTFPVENTLFSQLAPYLGTTSQSSSPFSPSGLGDWKNVELNLSSYTNLDEIVLAFVGQNGNGNNIYLDNIHITTTSVTNHDALIKSVNNIPVVSCLSDFQANIEVRNNGFSNLTSFKVTGKVGKITQSKEVDQVNLSPGQNTTVTLLFEDIEAGEWSADFNVSSPNGQNDELPTNDNFSQYFIVNASVEELPIKIDFLTKPPYELWKKYSSSNLQYWELYVNPSDDRDRSMHYNAFDNINLGLVNQFVSPVLDLSELDEAAMRFDYSYAYSTGRNDRLQVLLSTDCGQSFDEVLFDKNGAGLAVTETSSEWFPESEEDWITETLDLSAYTGMSDIRLSFSFTNQHGNNLFLDNIEFFDVAAPDNIDLDGKIRIYPNPASDQFNVKINFYEKQNAIIRLINMNGEVLMEQKIDNVLNQVYLIDNLSLRSGIYILQVIGDHDRASSRVMINR, from the coding sequence GTGTACAAACTACTCCTATATCCCCTACTTACCCTCATTGGTTTTACTGCCGTGTCTCAAGACAGGTGCGGTACTGTTCCATTCAACGAAGCGAAACAAACTTTCCCTCAAGAATCCAAAGAAGCATTTGAGAATTGGATGCACAAACGCATACAGTACAAAAAGAACTTTAGAATCAATAGTACCCAAAGTGACCTAGTCTATACGATCCCAGTTGTCGTACATGTAGTGCATCAGGGAGAAAGTATCGGTACTGCGAGCAACATCCCTGACGAGCAAATCATCTCTCAAATCCAAACCATGAACGAGGATTTTAGAAGAACCAATGAGGACGCGAATGATACGCCGTTAGATTTTTTGCCCTTTGCCGCAGATACTCGAATTGAATTCAAACTAGCCGTGAGGGATCCAGAAGGCCTCCCTACCAATGGCATCAACCGCGTGCGTGGCAGTAGAGACGACTACAGCATCAATCAGCTAGATGATCTCGCGCATGAGAGCTACTGGGATGCCAACCAATATTTCAACATATGGGTTTCAGATTTGAGCAATGATTACATTGGTTATGCACAATTTCCACTATCCAACCTCGTGGGATTGAATATAGAACAATCCAATGACGCTCTGACAGACGGTGTATTCATTGATTACCAATATTTTGGAACGGGCTACAACACAGATGATTTTTCCAGAGGCAGGACCGTCACACATGAAGTAGGTCACTGGCTAGGCTTGAGACACATATGGGGTGATGCTTCTAATTGTAGCGCAGATGATTACTGCGATGACACGCCTCTACAGCAGAGCAGCACGAATCCCAATATGGACTGTAGCGAAGCATCAATATCCTTTTCCTGCACGACCACAGACATGACCCAAAACTACATGGACTACACAGCTGACAAATGCATGAATCTGTTCACCTTAGATCAAAAAGAAAGGATGAGGACAGTGATTGAAAACAGTCCTAGAAGAACCGTCCTACTGACAAGTCCTGCACTGCAAGAGGTCGTGCAAGTAGCCAATGACCTAGGAATCTATCAAATCATAGAACCCAGCTCTGGCAATTGTGACAAAAACATCACGCCTACACTACAAGTCAAAAACTATGGAACCAATGCAATCACCTCTTTCGATGTACAGCTCAAAGTCGATGGTGTCATCATTCAGACCTTATCTAGCAGTCAAAACTTAAATCTGCTAGAAACTGCGGAAATTGAATTTGATCCTTATGCGGTAAACAACACTTCCAGTTTGTTTGAATTTCTGGTGACCACAGTCAATGGAGGTAGCGATGGCAACAGTGGCAACAACAGTCGTACAGTAGAGGGTTACTTTCCCGATTGGACTACTATCCCATTGGATCAAGATTTCACCAACAGCAGCATGACAGGAAGCAGTGACTGGCACATCATAGGTAATTGGTCTTATGGGGTTGCTGCTGACGAAAGTGCCAGCAACGAAGCAGCCATTTTGTCCTACGCTGGGAGTAGCTCGGATCAGCTTGGTACACTGGATTACCTCATCAGTCCCGCAATCAGTTTGATAGGCATTGCCACTGCAGACCTGAACTTTGATTATGCCTTTGCTGCCGTACCAGGCAACTACACTGATGGGTTAGCAGTGATTGTATCAACCGACTGTGGCAACACCTTCCCTGTAGAAAACACGCTATTCTCTCAATTGGCCCCCTACCTTGGGACTACTTCTCAGAGCAGTAGTCCCTTTTCCCCAAGTGGTTTAGGTGACTGGAAAAATGTAGAACTCAACCTCAGTTCATATACAAACCTCGATGAAATTGTATTGGCTTTTGTAGGGCAGAATGGAAATGGCAACAACATCTATTTGGACAATATTCACATCACAACAACCAGTGTCACCAATCATGATGCATTGATCAAATCCGTGAATAACATTCCTGTTGTCAGTTGCCTGAGTGATTTTCAGGCCAATATTGAAGTCCGAAACAATGGTTTCTCAAATCTTACCTCCTTTAAAGTAACGGGGAAAGTGGGCAAAATCACGCAATCCAAAGAGGTAGATCAAGTCAATCTTAGTCCTGGACAAAACACTACGGTAACCCTCCTGTTTGAGGATATAGAAGCAGGTGAATGGTCTGCCGATTTCAACGTATCCTCACCTAATGGGCAAAATGATGAACTGCCTACCAATGATAACTTCAGTCAATATTTTATTGTCAATGCGAGTGTAGAAGAATTACCTATCAAGATCGATTTTTTGACCAAACCGCCCTATGAGTTATGGAAAAAATACAGCTCATCCAATCTCCAATATTGGGAACTCTACGTCAACCCATCTGACGACCGGGATCGATCCATGCACTACAATGCATTTGACAACATCAATCTTGGTCTAGTCAATCAGTTTGTCAGCCCAGTACTTGACCTCAGCGAATTAGATGAAGCCGCTATGCGTTTTGACTACTCCTATGCCTACAGTACGGGACGCAATGATCGACTGCAAGTACTCCTATCCACAGATTGTGGCCAGTCCTTTGATGAAGTGCTATTTGATAAAAACGGGGCTGGGTTGGCCGTCACGGAAACAAGTTCAGAGTGGTTTCCAGAAAGTGAAGAAGATTGGATCACAGAGACTTTAGACCTGAGTGCTTATACCGGCATGAGTGACATTAGATTGTCCTTTTCATTTACCAATCAGCATGGCAACAATTTATTCCTAGACAACATCGAGTTCTTTGATGTGGCAGCACCTGACAATATTGATTTGGATGGCAAAATCAGAATTTACCCTAACCCAGCGAGTGATCAATTCAACGTCAAAATCAATTTCTACGAGAAACAAAATGCAATCATAAGACTCATCAACATGAATGGAGAAGTCCTCATGGAGCAAAAAATAGACAACGTGCTCAATCAAGTCTATCTCATTGACAACCTATCTCTCCGATCTGGCATCTACATCTTACAAGTGATTGGTGATCATGATCGGGCATCTAGCAGGGTGATGATCAATCGCTAA